The DNA sequence GATTTGCTTAGAGTGCGTCAGCAGCATGATCCGCAAGACGAGAGCGCTCACCACGAGCTAGAGTCACGTGACCACCATGACGCCAGCCCTTGAAGCGATCAACCACATAAGTTAAACCAGAGGAACCCTCAGTTAGATATGGAGTGTCGATCTGAGCAATATTTCCTAAACAAACAATTTTGGTTCCGGGTCCTGCGCGGGTAACCAAAGTCTTCATTTGTTTTGGCGTGAGATTTTGCGCTTCATCAATAATGACAAACTTGCTGACAAAAGTTCTGCCGCGCATGAAGTTCATGCTCTTAACTTTAATACGTGAACGAATCAACTCTTGAGTGGCGGCACGGCCCCACTCGCCAGCGCCATCATCATTGCGTTGAAGGACTTCAAGGTTGTCATCAAATGCGCCCATCCAAGGCTGCATCTTTTCCTCTTCAGTGCCTGGTAAGAAGCCAATATCTTCGCCAACTGGCACTGTGGCGCGGGTGATGATGATTTCGTTATAGCGCTTGCTATCGAGAACTTGCTCAAGGCCAGCAGCTAATGCCAGCAAGGTTTTGCCGGTTCCCGCCTGACCTAGCAAAGTTACAAAGTCTACATCTGGGTTCATAAGTAAGTTCATGGCAAAGTTTTGCTCGCGATTACGGGCTGTAACACTCCACACATTATTCTTCTGGTGAGAGAAGTCCCTTAATGTTTGTAAGAGAGCAGTCTTACCGTTAATTTCCTTAACTTGGGCATAGAACGGTGTAGAGCCATCAGGATTCTCTTGATAGACAAACTGATTGACCAACATGCTTTGCACAGATGGTCCAGTTACTCTATAGAACATGGTGCCAGATTTAGAGTCGGCCCAACTTTCCATATCCTTGCCATGCTTTGGCCAAAAATCTGCTGGCAAAGTCATGACACCAGCGTACATCAAGTCACGATCTTCTAAGACTTGGTCATTGAAATAGTCTTCAGCAGGCAATCCCAATGCACGTGCCTTAATACGCATATTGATATCTTTGGATACCAATACTACTTCTTGACCCTTGCGAGTTTTTTGCAGCTCGCTGACTACTGCCAGAATGAGGTTATCGCCTTTGCCTTCTGGAAGGCCTTCAGGCAATGCTTGTGTAGCAAGTTTTGTTTGGAAGAATAGGCGACCAGTCACATCTTGATTGCCTAACTTATTGAGGGGGATGCCTTCATCCAAAGTGCCGCTAGTGCCTGCAATAAGCTGATCGAGTGATCTGCTGACGGTACGGGCATTTCGCGCAACTTCAGTCATTCCTTTTTTATGGTTATCCAACTCCTCTAGAGTTGTCATTGGTAAATACAGATCATGCTCTGAGAAGCGGAATAAAGAGCTTGGATCGTGCATTAATACGTTGGTATCTAAAACGAATAGGCTTGGAGGCCCTGTGCGAATGACACGCTTTGGTTTTGCGGGCGCCGGCGCTTTGCTTTCACTGCGAATTGGGCTGCGGTCTAATTTAATTTTCTCGAGGGCTACCTCTGCTTCGGTCAAATCCTCGTCTGCATCATTGGTCCAATCAATCGCTTCCACTACCACCGGTTTTGCTGGAGCGGGGCGCTTCTTTAAGTCGGGAGTATCTTTGCGACTGAGTTTCACTTGATCAGCAATTTGAGTGGGGATTGGGGGCAGTGGCATGAACTCTCCTAAAAGAAAAAACCGCCAAGCGGAGTGCATTGACGGTTTATTACGAAACTGGTTACAGCGAGGACTGAAAAACGGAGAGGGTTACTCTCCGCACCTGATCTGAGATATTCAGGTTTATGATTCAAACGGATTGTCTGACTTTCCCGTCGTTTACGGTGCATATGAATCACTTTACCCCAAATTTTGGGGTTTGCAAGCACCTCAGAATAAATTGTTGTAAAAATTATTTGGTGGCTTGGGCTGCTTGTAACACTTCTGTCACATGGCCTGGGACCTTAAGACCGCGCCACTCTTTAACCAGATTCCCAGAGGAGTCAAATAAGAAGGTGCTGCGCTCTACGCCACGGACTTGTTTGCCGTACATATTCTTCATTTTCATAACGCCAAATATCTGACAAAGCTTTTCTTCGGTGTCGGCAACCAACTCAAAAGGAAGTTGTAATTTGCTACGGAAGTTGTCGTGTGATTTGAGACTATCTCGGGAAACCCCTACTACTAGAGTATTGGCTTTGGTGAATGCTTCAATGTTGTCTCTAAATTCACCGGACTCAGCTGTGCAGCCAGGAGTCATGTCTTTAGGATAAAAATAAAGAACTAGCTTTTTGCCTTTTGCGGATGCAGGTGAAAATGTCAATCCAGAAGTTGCTGGAATCGCACACTGCGGCATAGGTTTACCGATAGCTACTGTCATGATGATCTTTCGTTGGTTGTCTCTACTACTTATTGAATTATTAGTTATTTTGAATGATTAATTCGCCGCTGCGATTAGGTATTTCACCCCAGGTCAGTGGCAATACCGCTATTTTATCTAGTTGTTTGGTGGCTTCCCAGGATTTATGAAGTTCGCCCATCGTGACCAGATCGTGGCCTTGATTTAGCCATCCAGCTAATAGCTGCTCAAATGCGGGTAATAACTTTTGACCTTCAAGCTCAGCGTGTAGCGTGAACACTTGGTCGTTGGGATTGCTTTGAGTAATCTCTAAAAGCTTTTTGACTGCACCAAACTCATCGGCACCATCGATGCCAATCAGCTCATCAAAAGTAGGGAGTGTTGTTGGGTATTGAACATGCCTTGCTTTGCCAGAAGTTAGCTCAAGGCGATAGGGTACAAGATTGGGTTCGGCTCTACCATCAGAAGAGTAAGCAATCCCCCATTGGTCGAGCTGTTCAAAAGCTGCCGAATTCATTTGCCATCCAGCGGCGCCATAAGTAACTGGTGCATGACCAAAAATCTCTACAAATCGATCCCAACTTTTTTGCATCATGGACTTTGTCCATTGCGTATCTTGAGTGCGTACTGCATCTTGCCAGGCAACGTGATCCCAGGTGTGAATGCCAGTCTCATGACCCGCTTGATCAATAGCGCGCATTTCTGCTGCAGCCCTCTTGCCAATGTCTGGTCCGGGAATGAGCACGCCATAGAGCAATGTCTTGATGCCGTAATGCTCTACAACAGAGGTGCGACTCACTTTTTTCAGGAAGCCTGGGCGGAATACGCGCTTCAAGGCCCAACCGGTGTGATCGGGTCCAAGGCTGAAAAGAAAGGTCGCCTTGAGTCCAAAACGCTCTAGAGTGCGAGCTAGATTGGGTGCGCCTTCTTTGGTGCCGCGTAAGGTATCAACATCAACCTTGAGAGCAATCTTAGCCATGAACCTTTAGGTTTACTTTCTCTTATTCTTTGTCAACTAAAGTGCGCGCTTTTTCTACGTCTTCGCGATAGGCTTCAAAAATATTCTTGAGCGCATCGGACATCGTAGTAGTTGGCTTCCAACCTAGTTCGCTCATCGTATTGTCAATTGCTGGTACACGATTTTGAACGTCTTGATAGCCCTCACCATAGTAGGCGCCAGAAGTAGTTTCCACAATCTTTACTTCATTGGCAGTCTTCGCATATTCAGGAATGCTGCGAGCAATTTCCAGCATTTGATTAGCTAGTTCACGAATAGAGTGATTATTTTTGGGGTTGCCGATATTGTAGATCTTGCCGTTAGCAACACCATCTTTGTTATCGATGATGCGCATTAAGGCATCGATACCATCATCAACATAAGTAAAGGCGCGCTTCTGGGCACCACCATCAACAACGTTGATAGATTCGCCGCGAACAATATGGCCCAAGAACTGAGTCACCACACGAGAGGAGCCTTCTTTTGGCGTGTAGATACTATCGAGACCAGGGCCAATCCAGTTAAATGGGCGGAATAGGGTAAAGCGTAAGCCTTCCATGCCGTAACCCCAAATTACTCGATCCATCAGCTGTTTAGAGCACGCGTAGATCCACCTTGGCTTATTGATTGGGCCATAAACCATATTGGATTGAGCGGGATCGAATTCGCCATCCTCACACATTCCATACACTTCAGATGTTGAGGGGAATACCAAGTGCTTTTTGTATTTCACTGCAGAGCGCACGATCGGTAAGTTAGCTTCGAAGTCGAGCTCAAATACTTTAAGTGGTTGCTGAACATAGGTTGCTGGTGTTGCAATCGCAACTAAAGGCAAGATGACATCGCATTTACGAATATGATACTCAACCCATTCCTTATTGATGGTGATGTCACCTTCAAAGAAGTGCATGCGTGGATGGTTCACCAAGTCACCAAGGCGATCGTTTTGCATATCCATGCCATAGACATCCCAATCGGTTGTCTCAAGAATGCGCTTGGAAAGGTGGTGACCAATAAAACCGTTAACGCCAAGAATGAGTACTTTTTTCATCTTTACTGCCTCGTTTTAATCTAATTTATTTGCTTGCTGGAAACCATTCCAAGATTTCTACTGCTTGATGGTCGCCGCAAATGCCGAATACCCGATTATCAACCACTTGGATGCCACAAACCTCAAGAGTGAGATTGGCTGGAAATGGCCCGTTTAGGCTGGTGCGGGCAACTATCATGGCCTTGCCTTCATGAGCTGTAAAGGCGCCTGGATAGGGCGGGGCAACGGCTCTAACCAGGTCGTGGACCTGTTTGGCCTTCTGATTCCAATGAATTTCCCCGTCAGCAGGCCTTCTGCCGCCAAAATAACTACCTTTTTGGAGTTCGTTGGGCTTGCGGGGGATGTTGCCTAGTATCAAGCTGGGAAGTACCTTTTCGATAACGCTTACGGCAGCCTGGCTTACCTTGCCAAATACATCGGTGGCAGTTTCATCTGGACCAATGCTGACGGCTACCTGCCCAACAATATCTCCTGCATCTGGCTTTGCTTCCATGACGTGTAAGGTTGCGCCAGTTTCTGTTTCGCCGTGCAAGATGGCCCAATTCACTGGCGCACGTCCACGGTATTTTGGTAGCAGTGAGCCATGCATATTGAGTGCGGCAATTTTTGCGCACTTCAATATCTGCTCCGGAATCATGAAGCGATAGTAGAAGGAAAAAATATAATCTGGTGCAAGTGTTTGCAGCCTCGGAATGAGGCCTACCAATTCATTTGCATTTGGTGTGATGCACGGAATATTTTTCTCGGCACAGAGTTTGGCCACACTCCCAAACCAAACATTTTCACTGGGATCATCTTGATGGGTAACTACGAGGTCAACTTGTAAGCCGGCGCCAAGAAGCGCCTTTAGGCAATTAACGCCTACATCATGATAAGCAAAGACAACTGCGCGCAATTATTTTTTCTCTAAAACAGTTTGCACAACATAGCGTGGACGTTTGCGAATTTGCTGATAAATGCGGCCAATGTATTCACCCAGAAGACCAAGCCCAAAGAGCATCACGCCAATTAGGAAGAAGGTCAAAGCGAAAAGGGTAAATACACCCTCAACCTCAGCGCCCAGAACAAAGCGACGCACTAGTAGGTAGGCAAACAAGCTTCCTGCAGCAAGAGATAAAAGCATGCCCAGAATCGAAAAGATCTGTAGCGGCATGATGGAGAAGCCGGTAACCAAGTCAAAGTTCAGGCGAATCAACTGATATAGGCTGTATTTGGATTCACCTGCAAATCGCTCTTCATGTTTAACAGTGATCTCTACTGGGTTTGCAGAAAAGGTATATGCCAGCGCTGGAATGAATGTATTGCTCTCATCGCATTGGCGAACTAGATCAATAATGCGGCGACTGTAGCCACGCAACATACAGCCTTGATCGGTCATTGTGATGCGCGTAATGCTTTCGCGCAAACGATTCATCGCACGTGAAGCAAATCTTCTGAAGAAGCTATCACGACGATCTGCGCGAATAGTGCCAACGTAGTCATGACCTTTTAATAGTTGCTCAGTAAGCGCACCAATTTCTTCAGGAGGATTTTGTAAGTCCGCATCCAGAGTAATGATGTATTCGCCTTTGGCGTATTCAAAGCCAGCCATGATTGCCATATGTTGGCCAAAGTTGCTATGAAATAAAACTGCGCGAGTGACGTCTGGGCGTAAATCCACTTGCTTGGAAAGAATGCCGGCGGAACGATCTTTGCTACCGTCATTTACGAAAACAATTTCGTAAGTAATTTTACGTTTGGCGGCGAGCGTATCAAGCGCCGGATAGAGGCGATCAAAGAGTGCTTGGAGACCATCTTCCTCGTTGTAAACGGGAATAACAATGCTGAGTGTTGGGTTGGCAACTAAATTTGCAGTCATGCTGCAATTTTGCCTGATTCTCAGGGCTAAACCCCAATAACGTCAGTTTTTACGGTATTTATGCAAAATTCCGACCAATCCCCTGGCTATACGGCCAATATCCTCATCTGCCATCGCAGGAAATAAAGGAAGTGTGAGGATGGATTTACCAATTCGTTCTGCGACTGGTGTATCAGAGGTTTTATAGCCTTGGTTTTTATATAAAGTGAAACCTGTAATAGCGGGGTAATGAACGCCAGTACCAATACCCAGATCTTTTAATTCAGTCATGACTTGGGCGCGATCAGTATTTAACTGTTCAAGCGGTAAAACTACTTGGAACATGTGCCAGTTACTTTCAGTAAAGTTTTCAACTGGAAGCTCCAACTTCAAATCCTCTAATGCGGCAGCTTTTAATTCAGTGCGAATGACATCAAAGTATTGACGGGCTAATGCTGAGCGACGTGCTTGATATGCGGGTAGTTGTTTAAGTTGTTCAAGACCTATGGCTGCGTTGACATCTGTCAGATTATCTTTGCCGCCCAATACATCAACATCCATACCATCCATGCCTTGGCGGGTTAACCCCTGAAGACGGAATTTCTCGGCAAGCTTTGCTTCATCTGCGTTATTAAGCACAAGGCAACCACCCTCAATAGTGGTGAGATTCTTGTTGGCCTGAAAGCTGAAGCTGACTAGGTCACCAAAGCTACCAATCTTCTTACCTTTCCATTGGGATCCAAAGGCTTGTGCAGCATCTTCGATGACACGAAGATTGTGTTGCTTCGCCAGAGCATAGAGCTGATCCATATCAACAGGAAGGCCGGCCAGATAGACTGGCATGATTGCTCGGGTCTTTGGTGTGATTGCAGCGGATACTTTGTTGAGATCAATGTTACGCGTGACTGGATCAATATCTACAAACACCGGTTTAGCACCCACGCTCAAGACGACATTCGATGTTGCCACCCAAGAGATTGGAGTAGTAATGACTTCATCGCCATGCCCTATGCCTGCCACCTGTAAAGCAATCTTCATGGTTGCGGTGCCATTGGCAAAGCAGCGCACTGGGCGACCACCAAAGTATTCGCTTAGGGCTAACTCAAACTCAGCCAACTTCGGCCCAGATGTAACCCAGCCCGAACGCAATACTTTCGAAACAGCATCAATCGTTTCTTGATTGAAGCTCGGGCGCGTAAAGGGAATGAATACAGGGCTGTTAGACATGATGTTTCTTATATTACTTCACTGTGCCACATTCGATATATCTGGATGTTTCACGATAACCCTGCGAGAGTCGCGATCAACTTCTTGCATTGGAAAATTCTGAGCCTGAAGAGCATCAAACTGTTCTGGAACCATAATGGCATAGGCTGTTTGATCTTCTTTCCAGCGAGCTATGAATGCATCTAGGGTGGGCATCCAGAGCTCGGGTTCTTGATTGACGCCAAACTCGAGTTCATCAGGAGATTCCACCATGATCATCGTTCTGCCTAAATAGAAAGGCACGGTGTGATCTAAAAGACGGATGGAATAGAAATTTACTTTCTCAGGAATGCTTGCTTTCACTCGGTCTACGAGATCAATGCCGGAGACTGCGCGACCTAAGGTCTCATGACCTGTTCCTGCGATGATGGTGCAGAGAAAAAACCCACAAGCAAAACTCACAATACTTTGTATGCCATTACGTTTACTTTGCCATGCTGCATAAGTGCTAAAAATGATTAGCGCTGACAATGCAGCAATAACCCAGTATGTATATTGCGCATATGCATCAATCTCGTCAGGCCTTGCTTGTCTGCTAATGGTGTCCAGAAAGAAAAACCCAATACATCCCAAAATCGAGAAGCCTATTGTTTGTAATTTCCAGGGTGATGCCATGGTGTTAGTGTGACCAAGCAAGCGATCTAAGCGAGTACCAATAATCAAAGCAAGCGCAGGAAAAACAGGAATGATGTAGCCGGGCAATTTGGAGCGTGAAACGCTAAAGAAAGCAAAGATCACTACAAACCAGCAAACCAACAGCCACCCAGCTGAAAACTCGCGGCGGCGCTCATTCCATGCTTGTGCAATTGCTCCTGGAACCTGCAGAAACCAGGGTAGCAGCCCAATCAGTAACAGTGGCACAAAGTAATAAATAGGGCCTGTTCTACTGTGGGCATCTTGAGTGAAGCGTTGCAGATGTTCATGAATAAAGAAGAATTCTAAAAATTCAGGATTACGCTGTGCCACCAAAATAAACCAGGGAGCGGTGATTGCTAAGAACAAAATAGTCCCACTAAATAAGCGTAGTCGAGTCCAAATTTTCCAATCCCAGGTGCTTAGTGAGTAAGCAACAAAGACCATCGCAGGTATTGCTGCCCCAATGATGCCTTTCGATAAAGTGGCGAGAGCCATAAATAGCCAGCAAGCCCACATCCAATTTCGATAGCTGTTTTTATTGTGAGAAGTTTGTGCAAGCAAGAGGCTGCATAGTGCAGCGACTAAAAAAGCGGACAAGCCCATGTCGAGTGAATTGAAGTGGCCACTGATAATCCACATTGGACTTGAAGCCAATACAACGGCCGCCAACCATCCTGCTCGAGCGTTATAAATTCGAGCGCCGGTAAATCCAACTAAGAGCATGGTGAGAAACCCAGTAAGCGCAGTCCAAATTCTTGCCTGCCAATCGCCAATACCAAATACTTGAAATGCTGCAGCAGTAGCCCAAACTTGTAATGGTGGTTTTTCGAAATACTTGTAGCCGTTGTATCTAGGTGTAACCCAATCACCTGTAACGAGCATTTCGCGAGCGATCTCTGCATAACGTCCCTCGTCGGAAGGGATGAGGTGGCGATAGTTCAGAGTGCCAAACCACAGTAAGCCGTAAATAATGACCAGCAACAAAATCTTGCCTGGATGCAGTGCTGAGGACTGTCGAATTTGACCAAATTGCATTAATCGGTCTCCACAATCAGGGCCAACAAGACCTGACGTCCTTCACCCACCAGGATGTTGTATGTACGGCAGGCGGCCTGAGAATCCATGATTTCAAAGCCAATTTTGGCGGAAATCAGGGCTTTAAGGAGTTCTGGCTTAGGAAAGCGCTGGCGTTTGCCAGTCCCAATAAGGATTAATTCTGGTTTTAAATCAACAAGTTGCGAGAAGTGATGGGCTTCCAAGTCGTCAAATGACTTTACTGACCACTCTGTAATGGCGCCATCTGAGCTCAGGACAACAGCATGGGCGTAAGGAGTCTTATTGATCTCTACGTAACCATCGCCGTAGCCGGTGATCGTATTCGCTCCGTAATGGGGGTCAGATTGAAGCTTCAAGTGGACTCTCTGTCATAATTATGTGGATTATAGCTAGCTGTTTTTTCTCATATTTCAAGAACTTACCCTTTAATTTATTGTGAAACCGATCCGAAAGTCCCAAAAGCTCGATAACGTCTGTTATGACATACGTGGGCCGGTGCTCGAGCTTGCTCAGCGCATGGAGGAAGAGGGCCACAAAATCATTAAATTAAACATCGGAAACGTAGGGGTTTTCGGTTTTGATCCTCCTGAAGAGATTCAGTTGGACATGATTCGTAATTTAAGCAACGCCTCAGCATATTCGGATTCCAAGGGAATCTTTTCAGCTCGCAAGGCGATCATGCAGTACTGCCAAGAAAAAGGCATTCAAGGCGTGACCTTGGATGATGTGTATACCGGTAATGGTGTTTCTGAGTTGATCGTTCTTTCCATGAACGCACTCTTAAATGATGGTGATGAAGTCTTGGTACCAACACCAGATTACCCGCTGTGGACTGCCGCTGTGAGTTTGTCGAGCGGTACGCCTGTGCACTATCTCTGTGATGAATCCAAAGACTGGGCTCCAGACTTAAATGATCTGCGTAAAAAGATTACGCCGCGCACCAAAGCAATTGTGGTGATCAACCCAAATAATCCTACTGGTGCAATTTACTCCAAAGAAGTTTTGCTTGAGCTAACGCAGATTGCTCGTGAACATGGTTTGATTTTGTTTGCCGATGAGATTTACGACAAGATGTTGTATGACGGCGAGAAGCATATTTCTCTCGCATCTTTATCGACTGATGTAGTCACTATTACCTTTAACGGCCTTTCTAAGAATTACCGTTCATGTGGCTATCGTGCTGGCTGGATGATTGTTTCCGGCGATAAAGAGATGGTGCGCGATTACATCGAAGGCTTAAATATGTTGGCCTCAATGCGCCTATGCGCAAACGTACCGGGTCAATATGCGATACAAACCGCTTTAGGCGGATACCAAAGTATTAATGACTTGGTGGGCGATGGCGGCCGTCTTGCAAAACAACGTGATCTCGCTTGGAAATTGATTACCGATATTCCAGGTGTAACTTGCGTGAAGCCTAAGTCAGCTTTGTATTTATTTCCAAGGTTAGACCCAGAGGTTTATCCAATTGAGGATGATCAGCAATTTGTAGCCGATCTTTTAAAAGAGGAAAAAGTATTGTTAGTGCAGGGCTCCGGTTTTAACTGGGGCAAACCTGATCACTTCCGCGTAGTGTTCTTGCCTCACGAAGATGTTCTGAAGGAGGCTATTGGCCGCCTTGCACGTTTTCTGGAGCGTTATCGTAACAAGCACAGCCGTAAGGCTTCTTCAACTGCAGCAAAGGCATCATGAAACCGATTCAAGTAGGTCTTTTAGGTATTGGCACTGTTGGTGGTGGCGTATTCACTGTTCTCGAGCGTAACCAAGATGAGATTACTCGTCGTGCTGGGCGTGGTATTCGTATTAATACGGTTGCTGACCTCAATGTAGAGCGCGCTAAGGAGCTTGTTAAAGATCGCGCACAAGTGGTAAACGATGCTCGTGCTGTAATCAATAACCCAGAGATCGACATCGTTGTTGAATTAATTGGTGGTTACGGCATTGCTAAAGATTTGGTTCTCGAAGCTATCGCTGCTGGTAAGCACGTTGTGACAGCCAATAAGGCATTGATCGCTGTTCATGGCAATGAGATCTTTAAAGCGGCACACGCTAAAGGTGTGATGGTGGCGTTTGAAGCTGCTGTTGCCGGTGGCATTCCAATCATTAAAGCTTTGCGTGAGGGCTTAACAGCTAATCGCATTGAATGGATTGCCGGCATCATTAACGGCACAACAAATTTCATCTTGTCAGAGATGCGCGACAAAGGTTTGGATTTCGGAACTGTTTTAAAAGAAGCGCAACGTTTGGGTTACGCCGAAGCTGATCCTACTTTCGATATTGAAGGTGTTGATGCTGCTCATAAAGCAACCATCATGAGTGCAATTGCATTCGGTATTCCAATGCAGTTTGAAAAAGCGCACATCGAAGGTATCACTAAATTAGATGCGATTGATATTAAGTACGCAGAACAATTGGGCTATCGCATTAAGTTGCTTGGTATTGCAAAGAAAACTTCAACCGGTGTTGAATTGCGCGTACACCCAACCTTAATTCCCTCTAAGCGTTTGATTGCTAACGTTGAAGGCGCCATGAATGCTGTGCAGGTGTTTGGTGATGCCGTGGGAACAACTTTGTATTACGGCAAGGGCGCAGGCTCTGAGCCAACGGCTTCTGCTGTAATTGCAGACTTGGTAGATATCACCCGTTTGCTTAGCGCTGATGCCGAGCATCGCGTTCCTTACTTGGCATTCCAACCGGATGCTGTACATGACACGCCGGTATTGCCGATTGGCGAGATCACCACTAGCTACTACCTGCGCTTGCGTGTGGCTGACCAGGCTGGTGTTTTAGCTGATATCACCAAAATTTTGGCTTCACATGGTGTTTCTATTGATGCGCTCTTGCAGAAAGAGGCTGACGAAGGTGAAAGCCAAACTGATTTGGTTGCCTTGACTCACGAAACCAAAGAAAAAAACATGCTTGCTGCGATTAAAGAGATTCAAGCTCTTAAAACTGTTGCAGGTGAAGTAGTGAAGATCCGTTTAGAAAATCTGTCTTAAGTAAAACTCAGTAAATTACATGCGTTACCAATCTACTCGTGGCAATAGCCCACAACAAACTTTTCTAGAAATTTTGTTAGGTGGATTGGCGCCTGATGGCGGCTTATATTTGCCTACTCAATATCCAAAAGTCACTGCAGCGCAATTGGATTCTTGGCGTGGCTTGTCTTATGCAGATTTGGCTTACGAAGTGTTAAGTCTATATTGCGACGATATTCCAGAAGCTGATTTGCGTGGACTCTTGCGTAAAACTTATACCGAGCAGGTCTATTGCAATGGGCGTCCACAGGACAACGCTAAAGACATTACTCCGATACATTGGTTGGGTGAAGAGCATGGAACTCGTATTGGCCTTTTGAGTCTCTCGAATGGACCTACCTTGGCCTTCAAGGATATGGCAATGCAGTTGCTCGGCAATCTTTTTGAATATGCTCTCAAGCAAAAAGGTCAGCATCTCAATATTTTAGGTGCCACTTCTGGTGATACTGGTAGCGCCGCTGAATATGCAATGCGCGGTAAAGAGGGTGTAAAAGTGTTCATGCTTTCACCTCGCGGCAAGATGAGCGCCTTCCAATCTGCACAAATGTATTCCTTGCAAGACCCCAATATTTTTAACTTGGCAGTAGCTGGCGTCTTTGATGATTGCCAAGATATTGTTAAAGCAGTTAGTAATGATCACGCTTTTAAAGCCAAGAATCAGATTGGTACAGTGAACTCTATTAACTGGGGTCGGGTAGTGGCTCAGGTGGTCTACTACTTCCAAGGTTATCTCCTGGCAACAAAATCTAGTGCTGAAAAAGTCTCCTTCACTGTGCCATCCGGTAACTTCGGAAATGTTTGTGCTGGTCATATTGCACGCATGATGGGATTGCCGATTGAG is a window from the Polynucleobacter sp. MWH-Aus1W21 genome containing:
- a CDS encoding PhoH family protein codes for the protein MPLPPIPTQIADQVKLSRKDTPDLKKRPAPAKPVVVEAIDWTNDADEDLTEAEVALEKIKLDRSPIRSESKAPAPAKPKRVIRTGPPSLFVLDTNVLMHDPSSLFRFSEHDLYLPMTTLEELDNHKKGMTEVARNARTVSRSLDQLIAGTSGTLDEGIPLNKLGNQDVTGRLFFQTKLATQALPEGLPEGKGDNLILAVVSELQKTRKGQEVVLVSKDINMRIKARALGLPAEDYFNDQVLEDRDLMYAGVMTLPADFWPKHGKDMESWADSKSGTMFYRVTGPSVQSMLVNQFVYQENPDGSTPFYAQVKEINGKTALLQTLRDFSHQKNNVWSVTARNREQNFAMNLLMNPDVDFVTLLGQAGTGKTLLALAAGLEQVLDSKRYNEIIITRATVPVGEDIGFLPGTEEEKMQPWMGAFDDNLEVLQRNDDGAGEWGRAATQELIRSRIKVKSMNFMRGRTFVSKFVIIDEAQNLTPKQMKTLVTRAGPGTKIVCLGNIAQIDTPYLTEGSSGLTYVVDRFKGWRHGGHVTLARGERSRLADHAADAL
- a CDS encoding peroxiredoxin: MTVAIGKPMPQCAIPATSGLTFSPASAKGKKLVLYFYPKDMTPGCTAESGEFRDNIEAFTKANTLVVGVSRDSLKSHDNFRSKLQLPFELVADTEEKLCQIFGVMKMKNMYGKQVRGVERSTFLFDSSGNLVKEWRGLKVPGHVTEVLQAAQATK
- a CDS encoding polysaccharide deacetylase family protein codes for the protein MAKIALKVDVDTLRGTKEGAPNLARTLERFGLKATFLFSLGPDHTGWALKRVFRPGFLKKVSRTSVVEHYGIKTLLYGVLIPGPDIGKRAAAEMRAIDQAGHETGIHTWDHVAWQDAVRTQDTQWTKSMMQKSWDRFVEIFGHAPVTYGAAGWQMNSAAFEQLDQWGIAYSSDGRAEPNLVPYRLELTSGKARHVQYPTTLPTFDELIGIDGADEFGAVKKLLEITQSNPNDQVFTLHAELEGQKLLPAFEQLLAGWLNQGHDLVTMGELHKSWEATKQLDKIAVLPLTWGEIPNRSGELIIQNN
- a CDS encoding bifunctional UDP-4-keto-pentose/UDP-xylose synthase, yielding MKKVLILGVNGFIGHHLSKRILETTDWDVYGMDMQNDRLGDLVNHPRMHFFEGDITINKEWVEYHIRKCDVILPLVAIATPATYVQQPLKVFELDFEANLPIVRSAVKYKKHLVFPSTSEVYGMCEDGEFDPAQSNMVYGPINKPRWIYACSKQLMDRVIWGYGMEGLRFTLFRPFNWIGPGLDSIYTPKEGSSRVVTQFLGHIVRGESINVVDGGAQKRAFTYVDDGIDALMRIIDNKDGVANGKIYNIGNPKNNHSIRELANQMLEIARSIPEYAKTANEVKIVETTSGAYYGEGYQDVQNRVPAIDNTMSELGWKPTTTMSDALKNIFEAYREDVEKARTLVDKE
- a CDS encoding formyltransferase is translated as MRAVVFAYHDVGVNCLKALLGAGLQVDLVVTHQDDPSENVWFGSVAKLCAEKNIPCITPNANELVGLIPRLQTLAPDYIFSFYYRFMIPEQILKCAKIAALNMHGSLLPKYRGRAPVNWAILHGETETGATLHVMEAKPDAGDIVGQVAVSIGPDETATDVFGKVSQAAVSVIEKVLPSLILGNIPRKPNELQKGSYFGGRRPADGEIHWNQKAKQVHDLVRAVAPPYPGAFTAHEGKAMIVARTSLNGPFPANLTLEVCGIQVVDNRVFGICGDHQAVEILEWFPASK
- a CDS encoding glycosyltransferase; protein product: MTANLVANPTLSIVIPVYNEEDGLQALFDRLYPALDTLAAKRKITYEIVFVNDGSKDRSAGILSKQVDLRPDVTRAVLFHSNFGQHMAIMAGFEYAKGEYIITLDADLQNPPEEIGALTEQLLKGHDYVGTIRADRRDSFFRRFASRAMNRLRESITRITMTDQGCMLRGYSRRIIDLVRQCDESNTFIPALAYTFSANPVEITVKHEERFAGESKYSLYQLIRLNFDLVTGFSIMPLQIFSILGMLLSLAAGSLFAYLLVRRFVLGAEVEGVFTLFALTFFLIGVMLFGLGLLGEYIGRIYQQIRKRPRYVVQTVLEKK
- a CDS encoding DegT/DnrJ/EryC1/StrS aminotransferase family protein, coding for MSNSPVFIPFTRPSFNQETIDAVSKVLRSGWVTSGPKLAEFELALSEYFGGRPVRCFANGTATMKIALQVAGIGHGDEVITTPISWVATSNVVLSVGAKPVFVDIDPVTRNIDLNKVSAAITPKTRAIMPVYLAGLPVDMDQLYALAKQHNLRVIEDAAQAFGSQWKGKKIGSFGDLVSFSFQANKNLTTIEGGCLVLNNADEAKLAEKFRLQGLTRQGMDGMDVDVLGGKDNLTDVNAAIGLEQLKQLPAYQARRSALARQYFDVIRTELKAAALEDLKLELPVENFTESNWHMFQVVLPLEQLNTDRAQVMTELKDLGIGTGVHYPAITGFTLYKNQGYKTSDTPVAERIGKSILTLPLFPAMADEDIGRIARGLVGILHKYRKN